From the Hevea brasiliensis isolate MT/VB/25A 57/8 chromosome 15, ASM3005281v1, whole genome shotgun sequence genome, one window contains:
- the LOC110633165 gene encoding U-box domain-containing protein 21, translating into MISTWRRRRAARRAEKQQREGENCGDNMELAIPKYFRCPISLDLMKDPVTLSTGITYDRESIEKWIESGNFTCPITNQVLRSLEPIPNHTIRQMIQNWCVENRSYGIERIPTPRIPVSSVEVLEIQTKITMACKGRDQIGCRNLVAKIKTIMNESERNKRCFMGNGTASVLSVAFEEFSRESFSENAEVLEEILSSLTLMFPLDGEAKSYLGSAASMDCLVWFLKDGNLSGRRNAVLVLKELVSSDQNKLEVLSAIDGATEGLFELIKEPICPTATKASLVTIYHMVTTTPTNVKAIAKFVDMGLVSLLIEMLVDSERSICEKSLGVLDGICSCDQGREEANDHSLTVPVLVKKIHRVSDTATEFSVSVLWKICKAEKRQEGGVLLEALQVGAFQKLLLLLQIGCGERTKEMATELLKLFNSHRQRLECIDSSDFKDLKRPF; encoded by the coding sequence ATGATCTCTACCTGGAGGAGGCGGAGGGCGGCCCGCCGTGCAGAGAAGCAGCAGCGGGAGGGTGAAAACTGCGGGGACAATATGGAGCTTgccataccaaaatattttcgtTGCCCGATATCTTTGGACTTAATGAAGGATCCGGTGACCTTGTCGACTGGGATTACTTACGATCGTGAGAGTATTGAGAAGTGGATAGAGTCTGGGAATTTTACTTGTCCCATTACCAACCAGGTGTTGAGGAGTCTAGAGCCTATACCGAATCATACAATACGTCAAATGATACAAAATTGGTGCGTGGAGAATAGGTCTTATGGGATTGAAAGGATTCCTACGCCTAGAATTCCTGTAAGTTCTGTCGAGGTTTTGGAGATTCAGACCAAGATTACAATGGCTTGTAAAGGACGGGATCAAATTGGGTGCCGGAATTTGGTGGCCAAGATCAAGACTATAATGAACGAAAGTGAAAGAAACAAGAGATGTTTTATGGGTAATGGGACGGCAAGTGTGTTATCAGTTGCTTTTGAAGAGTTCTCCAGAGAATCTTTCAGCGAAAATGCTGAGGTTTTGGAGGAAATATTGTCGAGTTTGACACTAATGTTCCCTCTTGATGGAGAGGCCAAGAGCTACCTTGGCTCTGCTGCTTCCATGGATTGTTTAGTCTGGTTCTTGAAGGATGGAAATTTATCTGGGAGAAGAAACGCAGTTTTGGTGCTTAAAGAGCTTGTTTCATCGGATCAAAATAAACTGGAGGTTTTATCAGCAATTGATGGAGCCACAGAAGGATTATTTGAGCTGATTAAGGAACCCATTTGCCCGACAGCAACAAAAGCTTCTCTAGTGACCATTTATCACATGGTCACAACAACACCTACAAATGTGAAGGCCATTGCCAAATTTGTAGATATGGGTTTGGTCTCATTACTGATAGAGATGCTCGTAGATAGCGAAAGAAGCATATGTGAGAAATCGTTGGGCGTTCTCGACGGAATCTGTAGCTGTGATCAAGGGAGAGAAGAGGCGAATGATCATTCTTTAACTGTCCCAGTTCTAGTCAAGAAAATACATAGAGTTTCAGACACGGCAACGGAGTTCTCAGTCTCCGTTTTATGGAAGATTTGCAAGGCTGAAAAGAGGCAAGAAGGAGGTGTTCTTCTTGAGGCTCTTCAAGTGGGCGCTTTTCAGAAGCTCTTGCTGCTCTTGCAGATTGGTTGTGGCGAAAGAACAAAGGAGATGGCAACTGAGTTGTTAAAGTTGTTCAACTCTCATAGGCAGAGATTGGAGTGTATCGATTCTTCAGATTTCAAGGACCTCAAAAGGCCCTTTTAA